DNA sequence from the Bacillota bacterium genome:
AGCTCCTCTTCCTCTACCAGGACCAGATCGATCGCTACATCGCCGAATCGGCCCGGAAGGGCATCCAGCAGCTGCGGGAAGACGCCAGGCGCTTCCAGGAGGCGGCCTGGCGGCCGTCTCCCGCCCAGCCCGCACATGCTTCAGCTCCGCCCGTTCAGTTACGGACAAGATGTGAAACAGCCGCCTCCTCCAGCGTCTTGGCCAGACTCTAATCCACCAGGATGCTCGGCTGCATGTTCCAGCCGCCCAAGTATTCAGGGTCAGGGTCGCGAAACTCGCTGAACGACCCTTGCGTGGTCACGTCGTAATCGACCCGGCACACCTTGAGGTCACACGACGGCCCGGGCAAATACCCGACCGCCTCCTCCGACCCTGCCTTCGCGGCGATGGGTGCCGAATCGGCCACGTCCCACTGGCCTTTCAGGACGAAGAAGAATGACTTTGAGCCGAGCTTGGACACTTCCTCGTCCCACTTCAGGCCGGCGATACCGTGGATCGGGTCCGGCCGGGTCAGGCGCTCCCAGTTCCCCGACGCGCGCGTCACGGTGTGGGGAACGCACAGGGGGATGAGCCAGTGGCTGAGGTCCTTATATTTTCTACACCGTTCTTGATCAAAGGAAGCGGGAGAACGCGCGTGGCTGCGCGGGATAAGCGAGGCGCTGTATTTTCCTTCCAAAAATGTAGATTTCTCGAGTCACGTACAAGGGCGCGGCCATGCACGAGGGGCGCCGACTCAATCCTCCCGCTCCGCCAGCGCGCGCAGAGCTTCTTCGTCGTAGCCGACGACGACTCGCTGGCCTTTCACGGCAATCGGCCGGCGCCAAAGACCCGGCTCCCGGGCCAGCAGGCGCACCCACTCTTCGTCGCTCAGCTCCCGGCCGGCCAAGTTCAGCTCTTTGAAGCGCCGGCTGCGCTCGGCAACCAGATCTCGCACGCCGCCCGGCAGCCGCCGCGCCAAGTCCCGGATCTCCTCCTCCGTCGCGGGCTCAGTGAAGTAGCGCCGCTCGCGCACCTCGACGCCGAGCTGGTCCAGGAACTGGCGGGCTTTACGAGACGTGGTGCACTTGGGATAATGGTACAGTGTGATCTCGGACAAGCGCGGCATCTCCCTTCGCGTCCGCCTGCGCGTTATTATAGATCATGAACCTGCCGTTTTGCGGTTGGTCCAAGGTTCCGGCAGGAAAAACGCTGTCGATGTCGAACAGTAGCGCGTGGTTTTTCCGTTTGGCGCGCCGGGGAACGGCGGCGTGTGCCGAACCCGAGCGTCCCCGACGAGGCGTTGAAGGCGAGGAGCAGGGGGCCGCGCGAGCGGCATGTCCCGGGTGGCGTTTCGTGATTCTCGAAGGTTCTGACGAACCGGAGAGAAGGCAGGAGATCAGGGCCTGTGCACGTCGTAGGGTACAGGCGGGGGTGGTAATTTCATGCCGGATGCCGGGCGCGACAACAGAGCGCGTTCGCCGATTCCCTCAGAGGCCTTTCACGCGCTCGTCGACGTGACGAAAAGTTTGCTGCGGCCGATGAACCTGACGGCGGTCCTGGATCA
Encoded proteins:
- a CDS encoding transcriptional regulator, with amino-acid sequence MPRLSEITLYHYPKCTTSRKARQFLDQLGVEVRERRYFTEPATEEEIRDLARRLPGGVRDLVAERSRRFKELNLAGRELSDEEWVRLLAREPGLWRRPIAVKGQRVVVGYDEEALRALAERED